One Mycolicibacterium goodii genomic region harbors:
- a CDS encoding FadR/GntR family transcriptional regulator, translating into MSLSPLVAPEAPVGRADEIVQRITEAIHLGLLDDGERLPVEVDLAAQFGVAPMTVREALATLRELELVETRRGRSGGSFVRRPAGPPVEKLTARLAAMSASDLRDLFDEHTAVAGQAARLAAERAAPSTVRRLFALTDQLDTATSLRDRIRADSRFHIQVAVAAQSARLARREANLQAEVSGLIWLPIGPPIDVAAYVEEKHAIAAAIAAENASEARQLAEAHVTGQLARLTQINLDLATKEAGE; encoded by the coding sequence GTGTCGCTGTCGCCGCTCGTCGCGCCCGAGGCCCCGGTGGGCCGCGCCGACGAGATCGTGCAACGTATCACCGAGGCCATCCACCTCGGCTTGCTGGACGACGGCGAGCGTCTGCCGGTCGAGGTCGATCTGGCCGCACAGTTCGGCGTCGCGCCGATGACCGTGCGCGAGGCGCTGGCGACGCTGCGCGAACTCGAGCTGGTGGAAACCCGGCGTGGACGCAGCGGCGGCTCGTTCGTACGCAGGCCCGCGGGCCCGCCGGTCGAGAAGCTGACCGCCCGCCTCGCCGCCATGAGTGCCTCTGACCTGCGTGATCTGTTCGACGAACACACGGCGGTCGCCGGTCAGGCCGCGCGACTGGCCGCCGAGCGGGCCGCGCCGTCGACGGTGCGGCGGCTGTTCGCGCTGACCGATCAGCTCGACACCGCGACCTCGCTGCGCGACCGCATCCGGGCCGACAGCCGCTTCCACATCCAGGTCGCGGTAGCGGCGCAGTCGGCGCGGTTGGCCCGCCGGGAGGCGAATCTGCAGGCGGAGGTGTCCGGACTGATCTGGTTGCCCATCGGGCCACCCATCGACGTCGCCGCCTATGTAGAGGAGAAGCACGCGATCGCCGCCGCCATCGCCGCCGAAAACGCATCAGAAGCGCGCCAATTGGCCGAGGCTCATGTGACGGGTCAGCTCGCCCGATTGACGCAGATCAACCTCGATCTCGCGACGAAGGAGGCCGGCGAATGA